The following proteins are encoded in a genomic region of Coffea eugenioides isolate CCC68of chromosome 6, Ceug_1.0, whole genome shotgun sequence:
- the LOC113774878 gene encoding enoyl-[acyl-carrier-protein] reductase [NADH] 2, chloroplastic-like, with protein MAANTTAGSQIAVPKPCISASQRILKSSIANFGNETKGESWTKLKCTSHISSTWSFYQKLNSSPLKYQRVVTKAMSATSDKEPLPGLSIDLRGKRAFIAGVADDNGYGWAIAKSLAAAGAEILVGTWVPALNIFETSLRRGKFDESRVLPDGSLMEITKVYPLDAVYDSPEDVPEDVKSNKRYAGSTNWTVKEVAECVKHDFGTIDILVHSLANGPEVSKLLLETSRNGYLAAISASSYSFVSLLKHFVPIMNPGGATISLTYIASERIIPGYGGGMSSAKAALESDTRVLAFEAGRKHRVRVNTISAGPLRSRAAKAIGFIDMMIDYSLENAPLQKELSAEEVGNAAAFLASPLASAVTGAVIYVDNGLNAMGVGVDSPVFKDLDIPKDNNKS; from the exons ATGGCTGCAAATACAACTGCTGGCTCTCAAATTGCAGTTCCAAAGCCCTGCATTTCTGCATCTCAAAGAATTTTGAAGTCAAGCATTGCAAATTTTGGTAATGAAACTAAAGGCGAGTCTTGGACAAAGCTCAAGTGCACATCTCACATCTCATCAACATGGTCTTTCTACCAAAAGCTTAATTCCAGTCCCCTGAAATATCAGAGAGTTGTTACAAAAGCAATGTCTGCAACAAGTGATAAAGAGCCTCTACCAGGGTTGTCAATTGACTTGAGAG GAAAGAGAGCATTCATAGCTGGTGTAGCTGATGACAATGGATATGGATGGGCAATAGCAAAATCTCTTGCAGCTGCTGGTGCTGAAATCCTCGTCGGAACATGGGTGCCT GCACTGAATATTTTTGAGACAAGTTTGCGTCGTGGGAAATTTGACGAATCTCGTGT GCTGCCAGATGGTTCTCTGATGGAAATCACAAAAGTTTACCCACTTGATGCTGTTTATGATAGTCCTGAGGATGTCCCTGAAGAT GTAAAATCAAACAAACGCTATGCTGGCTCTACAAACTGGACAGTTAAG GAAGTTGCTGAGTGTGTGAAACATGACTTTGGAACGATAGACATCCTTGTACATTCACTTGCTAATGGTCCCGAG GTTAGCAAGCTCCTCCTGGAGACATCAAGAAATGGGTATCTTGCTGCCATATCGGCATCAAGTTATTCCTTTGTATCTTTACTTAAGCATTTTGTGCCCATAATGAATCCAG GTGGTGCTACAATTTCTCTAACATACATTGCTTCTGAACGCATAATACCAGG GTATGGAGGAGGTATGAGTTCAGCCAAGGCTGCTCTGGAAAGTGATACGAGG GTGCTGGCTTTTGAAGCTGGTAGAAAACACAGAGTCAGAGTCAACACGATATCTGCAG GTCCACTAAGAAGTCGCGCTGCTAAAGCCATTGGTTTCATCGATATGATGATTGATTATTCATTGGAAAATGCACCCTTGCAAAAGGAATTATCTGCTG AGGAGGTTGGCAATGCTGCTGCTTTTCTTGCATCACCATTGGCTTCAGCTGTCACTGGTGCTGTAATTTATGTTGACAACGGCCTAAATGCAATGGGTGTAGGAGTTGATAGTCCAGTTTTTAAAGATCTTGACATCCCAAAAGACAATAATAAAAGCTAG